One Triticum dicoccoides isolate Atlit2015 ecotype Zavitan chromosome 4B, WEW_v2.0, whole genome shotgun sequence genomic window carries:
- the LOC119295050 gene encoding protein JINGUBANG-like — translation MGNHQKLLNFLRPDPAVAACSPRSFSSSSASVSDDDGYSCSSYPTTDGDASPSRYGGSSTPPTPKSPWAHLPGLGAGGAVAEPGATGLIASLVKEDGHVYSLAATGDVLYTGTDSRNVRVWRDQRELAGFRTASGLVKAIVVADDGRIFTGHQDGKVRVWRADADNPAVHRQVGSLPKLKDYLKSAVNPTSYVETQRKGRQRAVWLRHSDAVSALSLDEGAGLLYSASWDRTFKVWRVSDSKYLESVSAHDDAVNTVAAAGFDSVVFTGSADGTVKVWRREMAAKGDATKHVLEKVLRKGESAVTAIAVSPEDRVVYVGSSDGLVTYWYWVDGEARYGGVLKGHKMAVMCLAVAGNVVVSGSADRTLCVWRRDGAEHVSLSVLTGHTGPVKCVAMDEEAAAGSGGVRRFMVYSGSLDGSVKVWRLSDAQAPAPVTERTAAPSQAWSGRPAPATYAEAWAPYQATAEPKRVAAA, via the coding sequence ATGGGTAACCACCAGAAGCTCCTCAACTTCCTCCGGCCGGACCCTGCGGTGGCCGCATGCTCGCCGaggtccttctcctcctcctccgcctctgtgTCGGACGATGACGGGTACAGCTGCTCGTCCTACCCGACGACGGACGGGGACGCCTCGCCGTCGCGCTACGGCGGCTCCTCGACCCCGCCCACGCCCAAGTCGCCGTGGGCGCACCTCCCGGGCCTCGGCGCCGGGGGTGCCGTTGCGGAACCTGGAGCCACGGGCCTCATCGCGTCGCTGGTCAAGGAGGACGGCCACGTCTACTCGCTGGCGGCGACCGGGGACGTTCTTTACACCGGAACCGACTCCCGGAACGTGCGCGTGTGGCGAGACCAGCGCGAGCTCGCCGGGTTCAGGACCGCCAGCGGCCTCGTCAAGGCCATCGTCGTCGCGGACGACGGCCGCATCTTCACCGGCCACCAGGACGGCAAGGTGCGCGTGTGGCGCGCCGACGCGGACAACCCCGCCGTGCACCGCCAGGTGGGCTCGCTCCCGAAGCTCAAGGACTACCTCAAGAGCGCCGTCAACCCCACCAGCTACGTCGAGACGCAGCGCAAGGGGCGCCAGCGCGCGGTGTGGCTTCGGCACTCCGACGCCGTGTCCGCCCTCAGCCTTGACGAGGGCGCCGGGCTGCTCTACTCGGCCTCGTGGGACAGGACCTTCAAGGTGTGGCGCGTGTCGGACTCCAAGTACCTCGAGTCCGTCAGCGCGCACGACGACGCCGTCAACACTGTGGCCGCCGCCGGGTTCGACAGCGTCGTGTTCACCGGGTCGGCCGACGGCACCGTTAAGGTGTGGCGGCGGGAGATGGCCGCGAAGGGCGACGCCACGAAGCATGTCCTCGAGAAGGTGCTCAGGAAGGGCGAGAGCGCGGTCACCGCGATCGCGGTGTCGCCCGAGGACCGCGTCGTGTACGTGGGCTCGTCGGACGGGCTGGTCACCTACTGGTACTGGGTCGACGGCGAGGCAAGATACGGCGGCGTGCTCAAGGGCCATAAGATGGCGGTGATGTGCCTTGCGGTGGCCGGCAACGTCGTCGTGAGCGGCTCGGCTGACCGGACCCTCTGTGTGTGGCGTCGCGACGGGGCAGAGCACGTCAGTCTTAGCGTGCTGACCGGACACACTGGACCCGTAAAGTGCGTCGCCATGGACGAGGAGGCGGCCGCCGGTTCGGGCGGGGTTCGGCGGTTCATGGTGTACAGCGGGAGCCTCGACGGGTCCGTCAAGGTCTGGCGCCTGTCGGACGCACAAGCGCCAGCGCCCGTGACGGAGCGCACCGCAGCACCGTCGCAGGCGTGGAGCGGCCGGCCGGCTCCGGCGACGTACGCGGAGGCGTGGGCGCCGTACCAGGCGACGGCGGAGCCGAAGCGCGTGGCAGCGGCGTGA